A single genomic interval of Spinacia oleracea cultivar Varoflay chromosome 6, BTI_SOV_V1, whole genome shotgun sequence harbors:
- the LOC110786382 gene encoding desmethylxanthohumol 6'-O-methyltransferase, translating to MGSNSVVLLENVNEDVDLLKSHAEVYNNLFAFADTLALRSAVELRIADIIHSHGQPMSLSQIASKLEAPSLDISYLARIMRLLVRKNIFTVDYNQGEGEEALYGLTNSSRWLIHDHDQSLAPMFLIFSHHLVVTAYYEIGRSIKEGGIPFVKAHGESFWNMASKDNEINNMFNTGMASATKPTLNAVIKGYKDGFSKLQGTVVDVGGGTGNLISMIVQQHPHIKGINFDLPHVVANAPPHPAVTHVAGDMFKDIPSAHNVIIKSVLHDWTDEDCLRILKKSQEAVFEKNGKIIIIDVVLHPDRHEMFDDASIGLDLLLMTNSDGGKERTEVEWKKLLNQAGFTRFNFIPLQAIMSFTIIEAFL from the exons atgggTAGCAATTCAGTAGTACTACTAGAAAATGTTAATGAGGATGTTGATCTCCTCAAATCCCATGCCGAGGTTTACAACAATTTGTTTGCCTTCGCAGACACCCTTGCCCTTAGATCTGCTGTGGAGCTCCGCATTGCGGATATCATACACTCCCATGGCCAACCAATGAGCTTATCCCAAATCGCCTCGAAACTCGAGGCTCCTTCCTTAGATAtctcgtatctagcacgtatTATGCGATTGCTAGTTCGAAAGAACATCTTCACCGTTGATTACAATCAAGGTGAAGGTGAAGAAGCCTTATATGGGCTAACCAACAGCTCAAGGTGGCTCATACATGACCATGACCAAAGCCTTGCACCAATGTTTCTGATATTTTCACACCATTTAGTTGTAACGGCTTATTACGAAATAGGgcgttccataaaggaaggtgGGATCCCTTTTGTGAAAGCTCATGGTGAATCATTTTGGAATATGGCATCTAAAGATAATGAGATAAATAACATGTTTAACACTGGGATGGCTTCTGCTACAAAACCAACTTTAAATGCTGTTATTAAAGGTTATAAGGATGGATTTAGTAAGTTACAAGGAACTGTTGTTGATGTTGGAGGTGGTACTGGAAACTTGATTTCTATGATTGTTCAACAACACCCTCATATCAAAGGTATTAACTTCGATTTACCTCATGTTGTTGCTAATGCTCCTCCACACCCAGCTGTTACTCATGTTGCTGGTGATATGTTCAAGGACATTCCTTCTGCTCATAATGTTATTATCAAG TCTGTTTTACATGATTGGACAGACGAGGATTGCTTGAGAATCCTAAAGAAGAGTCAAGAAGCAGTATTTGAGAAGAatggaaaaataataataatagatgTAGTTCTTCATCCTGATAGACATGAAATGTTCGATGATGCATCGATTGGGCTTGATCTGTTGTTGATGACGAATTCCGATGGTGGCAAAGAGAGGACTGAAGTTGAGTGGAAGAAATTGTTAAACCAAGCTGGCTTTACTCGCTTCAATTTCATCCCACTTCAAGCTATTATGTCATTTACTATTATTGAGGCTTTTCTTTAA